A genomic window from Gloeocapsopsis sp. IPPAS B-1203 includes:
- a CDS encoding di-heme oxidoredictase family protein has product MRLRPIIILISLVVLVGFIAFRIELALPGTPPSLYNTYTPLTKPTSQEIGWYDVLGHTVSKAEADQLLQTEIGRQELSPENGAVEVSEELVDVGRKAFYLETFGNEYLFTDVIGILDGPLNIGSLSKAILALGGKPTTNLQVTLDEDVTVGNRIFNEGTVLNTGIDVPKGSLFPLGIRSFLDRGKVRVGVTCALCHATVSSETGRVLEGAPNNDVDTGLIIAFASNSAALFRQASANPTEMPLGERIYINKDGQEARLPDIKAMEDAVDIDLLSWPPGNFTSNGDLKNNPSQIPSSYTHGSWPYSWSGVASVGWFHGLTTLNNAVFGVNADPATTADAGGELLGVDKEIYLGTMLQNASNPKFRLPEKVKPSEFFEKIDPTPGEPGFNEVIKMPEYPKGSLFMQNGLMAASPGYQVAEQINAMSAYQNTLAPPPYQPTNDSEVLKHGAAIFNKAGCVDCHSGRYFTNHDVIAQREIGTQPSRAQASKGFAKLFVPPQTYPPNVSVPLPPDPPVIPVPTDITPKEDIELAYAQSDPLGGFKVPNLIGLYLSAPYLHDGGVAASSEAIKLDKKGFKIANPDQLGMAGTLLQNIQPDPSASLRVLVDRKLRKPVVAANRANSDLQRVNVDGSGHNYWVDKQAGFSVKDQTDLIQFLLSIDDDPKVLLDN; this is encoded by the coding sequence ATGCGATTACGTCCAATCATCATTTTAATTTCTTTGGTTGTTCTTGTCGGGTTTATTGCCTTTCGCATTGAACTCGCACTTCCTGGAACACCGCCAAGTCTTTACAACACATATACACCACTCACGAAGCCTACATCACAAGAGATTGGTTGGTATGATGTGCTAGGTCATACAGTAAGTAAGGCGGAAGCTGACCAATTGTTGCAAACTGAGATAGGAAGACAAGAACTTTCGCCAGAAAATGGTGCAGTAGAAGTCAGTGAAGAACTTGTCGATGTCGGTCGTAAAGCGTTTTACTTAGAAACGTTTGGCAATGAGTATTTATTTACTGATGTCATTGGAATTCTGGATGGACCGTTGAATATTGGGAGTTTGAGCAAAGCAATCTTGGCATTGGGAGGAAAACCAACAACAAATTTACAAGTCACTTTGGATGAAGATGTTACGGTAGGTAATCGCATTTTTAATGAGGGTACAGTACTCAATACAGGTATCGATGTTCCCAAAGGTTCGCTGTTTCCTTTAGGAATTCGCTCATTTTTGGATCGAGGTAAAGTTCGTGTCGGTGTGACTTGTGCGTTGTGTCATGCAACAGTCAGTTCAGAAACAGGACGTGTTTTAGAAGGTGCGCCAAATAATGATGTAGACACGGGTTTAATTATTGCATTTGCAAGTAACTCCGCAGCATTGTTTCGTCAAGCGAGTGCAAATCCTACTGAAATGCCATTAGGCGAACGCATTTACATTAACAAAGACGGACAAGAAGCCCGCTTACCAGATATCAAAGCAATGGAAGATGCGGTTGATATTGACTTGTTATCTTGGCCTCCTGGAAACTTTACCTCAAATGGAGACTTAAAAAATAATCCTTCGCAAATTCCTTCATCTTACACTCACGGCTCTTGGCCTTATAGTTGGAGTGGTGTTGCTTCTGTTGGCTGGTTCCACGGTTTAACAACATTAAATAATGCCGTGTTTGGTGTCAATGCAGATCCCGCAACGACAGCTGATGCAGGTGGCGAACTCTTGGGAGTTGATAAAGAGATTTATCTAGGGACGATGCTCCAAAATGCCTCAAATCCTAAATTCCGCTTGCCAGAAAAAGTCAAACCATCGGAATTTTTTGAGAAAATTGATCCCACCCCAGGAGAACCAGGTTTCAACGAAGTGATCAAAATGCCAGAATACCCCAAAGGTAGTTTATTTATGCAAAACGGGTTAATGGCAGCTTCTCCAGGATATCAAGTCGCAGAGCAAATTAATGCTATGTCGGCGTATCAAAACACGCTAGCGCCACCACCGTATCAACCAACAAATGATAGCGAAGTCTTAAAGCATGGTGCAGCAATCTTTAACAAAGCAGGTTGTGTCGATTGTCACAGCGGACGCTACTTTACAAACCACGATGTGATTGCTCAACGCGAAATTGGTACGCAACCATCCCGTGCCCAAGCATCAAAAGGTTTTGCCAAACTATTTGTACCACCCCAAACTTATCCACCTAATGTATCTGTCCCTTTACCACCCGATCCTCCTGTCATACCAGTTCCTACAGATATCACACCCAAAGAAGATATTGAACTAGCTTACGCACAGAGCGATCCTTTGGGAGGATTTAAAGTTCCTAACTTAATTGGACTTTATCTCAGTGCACCATATTTACACGATGGAGGTGTTGCTGCAAGTTCAGAAGCAATCAAGCTTGATAAAAAAGGCTTTAAGATAGCTAACCCCGATCAGTTAGGAATGGCTGGTACTTTACTACAAAACATCCAACCCGATCCAAGTGCAAGTTTGCGAGTACTTGTAGATCGCAAGCTGCGTAAACCTGTCGTTGCTGCTAATCGTGCTAATTCTGACTTGCAACGAGTTAATGTCGATGGTAGCGGTCACAATTACTGGGTTGACAAGCAAGCTGGTTTTTCTGTCAAAGACCAAACTGACTTGATTCAATTTCTGCTCTCAATTGACGACGATCCAAAAGTGCTACTTGATAACTAA
- a CDS encoding glycogen debranching N-terminal domain-containing protein, with protein sequence MRITVGPPILTINHGGTFMVTDLDGQIQQDGFLGIFAEDTRFLSYYACYANSSSWVRLRSTTTTYYASRVYLTNPEIITEEGNIEQNSLSLIISRTVEHGIHEDLDLTNYGLRPAKFTLEIALRSDFADIFEVNSGQLVRRGCLETNWDNEKKELHTIYKNKDFFRSLIYQPRNYDSQPHYANGRINFEIALEPGESWHTCGNYILVENDVKREPIHICYYKAVDEEINTELEKLYHRWLEIVTEVTVTNEEVYRAYRQSVSDTGALRLYDYDFGPDVWLPAAGVPKFVTLFGRDSLIVTLQNMITHPGFARGTLKKLAQLQATEMDDWRDAQPGKILHEIRKGELAHFQKIPHTPYYGTADATTLYLIVLHEAWKWTGDDSLLHDYRDTILQCIEWIDRYGDLDGDGFQEYQTRSPSGIENQGWKDSGDAIVYPDGSQVKAPKALCELQGYVFDAWMRMAEIFDYLDECDRANHLRCKAAKLQAQFEETFWCEDIGFYALTLDPDKKPVRTVASNPGHCLWSGIVSPERAAKVVQKLLAPDMYSGWGIRTLSANNPAFNPFSYHRGSIWPHDNGIIALGLKRYGFKEETARLARDLFEATSYFASYRLPELYSGVTRSPGAFPVPYIEANVPQAWAAGSIFHLLQAILGLQADAPNKLLYVDPCLPHWIPEITLNRLEVGEACIKLRFWQEDGITRWDATPQKGEIEVKQKSWQPWKVEAD encoded by the coding sequence ATGCGCATCACCGTCGGTCCCCCAATTTTAACCATCAATCATGGCGGAACGTTCATGGTTACTGATTTGGATGGTCAAATTCAGCAAGATGGTTTTTTAGGAATTTTTGCCGAAGATACTCGTTTTTTGAGTTACTACGCCTGTTATGCCAATAGTAGTTCGTGGGTACGTTTGCGCTCAACTACAACGACATACTATGCATCACGAGTTTATTTAACCAATCCAGAAATTATTACTGAAGAGGGAAATATTGAACAAAATTCTCTATCTTTAATTATTAGCCGCACAGTAGAACATGGAATTCATGAAGATCTCGATCTAACAAACTACGGACTCAGACCAGCAAAGTTTACTCTAGAAATTGCGTTGCGATCAGACTTTGCCGATATTTTTGAAGTGAACTCTGGTCAATTAGTGCGTCGGGGTTGTTTGGAAACAAACTGGGATAATGAAAAAAAAGAACTGCATACGATCTACAAAAATAAAGATTTTTTCCGCAGTTTAATTTACCAACCGCGTAACTATGACTCACAACCCCACTACGCAAATGGTCGGATTAACTTTGAAATTGCCTTAGAACCAGGCGAAAGCTGGCACACCTGTGGAAACTACATTTTGGTAGAAAATGATGTAAAACGCGAACCGATTCATATTTGCTACTACAAAGCAGTCGATGAGGAAATTAACACCGAGTTAGAAAAACTTTATCATCGCTGGTTAGAAATAGTTACAGAAGTGACAGTTACCAACGAAGAGGTTTATCGAGCATATCGTCAGTCGGTTAGTGATACGGGTGCATTACGACTATACGATTATGATTTTGGTCCTGATGTATGGCTTCCAGCGGCGGGTGTACCCAAGTTTGTCACTCTTTTTGGGCGCGATAGTTTAATTGTCACGCTGCAAAACATGATTACACACCCTGGTTTTGCTCGCGGAACGCTAAAGAAACTCGCGCAGTTGCAAGCTACAGAAATGGACGATTGGCGCGATGCTCAACCAGGTAAAATCTTACACGAGATTCGTAAAGGAGAACTCGCACATTTTCAAAAGATTCCGCATACACCTTATTACGGTACAGCAGATGCAACAACTTTGTATCTTATTGTGCTGCACGAGGCTTGGAAATGGACGGGTGACGACTCCTTGTTGCACGACTATCGCGATACGATCTTGCAGTGCATAGAGTGGATTGATCGCTACGGCGATCTGGACGGTGATGGATTTCAAGAATATCAAACGCGATCGCCCAGTGGTATCGAAAATCAAGGTTGGAAAGATTCAGGAGATGCCATTGTCTATCCTGATGGTAGCCAAGTAAAAGCACCAAAAGCCTTATGCGAACTACAAGGCTATGTTTTTGATGCGTGGATGCGCATGGCAGAAATTTTTGATTATTTGGATGAATGCGATCGCGCTAACCATCTACGCTGTAAAGCGGCAAAACTCCAAGCACAGTTTGAAGAAACTTTTTGGTGCGAAGACATCGGTTTTTATGCTTTGACGCTCGATCCTGATAAAAAGCCAGTGCGAACTGTTGCGTCAAATCCAGGACATTGCTTGTGGAGTGGTATTGTCTCTCCTGAACGTGCAGCAAAGGTTGTGCAAAAATTACTGGCACCAGATATGTACAGTGGTTGGGGTATTCGTACTTTATCGGCGAATAATCCTGCTTTTAATCCTTTCTCTTACCATCGAGGGAGTATCTGGCCTCATGACAATGGCATCATTGCCTTAGGGTTGAAGCGCTATGGCTTCAAAGAAGAAACAGCGCGGCTAGCGCGTGACCTTTTTGAGGCAACGAGCTATTTTGCTAGCTATCGTTTACCTGAACTTTACTCTGGTGTCACCAGATCGCCTGGTGCTTTTCCAGTACCATACATTGAAGCAAATGTCCCTCAAGCTTGGGCAGCTGGTTCAATCTTTCATTTATTGCAAGCAATTTTAGGCTTGCAGGCAGATGCTCCTAATAAACTTCTTTATGTCGATCCTTGTCTGCCACATTGGATACCGGAGATTACTCTCAACCGTTTAGAGGTTGGCGAGGCTTGTATTAAATTACGATTCTGGCAAGAAGATGGAATCACTCGCTGGGATGCAACTCCTCAGAAAGGTGAGATTGAGGTTAAACAGAAGTCTTGGCAACCTTGGAAAGTTGAGGCTGATTAA
- a CDS encoding TIGR03885 family FMN-dependent LLM class oxidoreductase, whose product MAKFGYHCSHEQFKPSTLLQYAQAAYSAGFQRISCSDHFYPWSDRQGESGYAWSWLGAAMQAVPLTFGVVCAPGQRYHPAIVAQAAATLAEMFPERFWVALGSGQALNEKITGDRWPAKEERNARLQECAEIMRALWQGETVTHYGLVRVEEAKLYTRPQVTPKIIGAAITPQTAEWLAGWADGMITISHPHEKLKEVVEAFRRGGGEGKPIYLKVQLSYAADEATALEGAYDQWRTNIFTSPVLADLRSPQQFDAIADFVKPKDMYQYVRISPDLQQHIEWLQKDIELGFEVITLHNVNREQQAFIDVFGEKVLPVL is encoded by the coding sequence ATGGCTAAATTTGGCTACCACTGTTCGCACGAACAATTTAAACCCAGTACTCTGCTACAATACGCTCAAGCTGCATATAGTGCAGGATTTCAGCGGATATCATGTTCGGATCATTTCTACCCTTGGAGCGATCGCCAGGGCGAGAGTGGTTATGCCTGGTCGTGGCTAGGCGCAGCAATGCAAGCTGTACCATTGACTTTTGGAGTTGTTTGTGCTCCAGGACAGCGCTATCATCCAGCAATCGTTGCCCAAGCTGCAGCAACATTAGCCGAAATGTTTCCCGAACGATTTTGGGTAGCTTTGGGTAGTGGTCAAGCATTAAATGAGAAAATTACAGGCGATCGCTGGCCTGCTAAAGAGGAACGCAATGCACGTTTGCAAGAGTGTGCTGAAATTATGCGGGCTTTATGGCAAGGCGAAACTGTTACTCATTACGGTTTAGTCCGCGTCGAAGAAGCAAAGCTTTATACTCGCCCTCAAGTTACCCCTAAAATTATTGGTGCAGCGATTACACCACAAACTGCTGAGTGGTTAGCAGGGTGGGCAGATGGGATGATTACAATATCGCACCCTCACGAAAAGTTAAAAGAAGTCGTAGAAGCATTTCGGCGTGGTGGCGGGGAAGGAAAACCAATATATCTTAAAGTACAGCTTTCTTATGCTGCAGATGAAGCTACAGCACTAGAGGGTGCTTACGATCAATGGCGGACAAACATTTTTACAAGTCCAGTATTAGCCGATTTGCGCAGTCCTCAGCAATTTGATGCGATCGCCGATTTTGTCAAACCAAAGGATATGTATCAATACGTCCGCATCTCCCCCGATCTCCAACAACACATCGAATGGTTGCAAAAAGATATCGAACTCGGCTTTGAAGTCATCACACTTCACAATGTCAATCGCGAACAGCAGGCATTTATTGATGTCTTTGGCGAAAAAGTTTTGCCAGTACTTTAG
- a CDS encoding CAP domain-containing protein translates to MNKSRFLWRLCVLSTPIALILGGCDSVRELVLSIPGADQFINQPLPSIPAQTPNIAEMEAAIRQQINEIRLENNLQPLENNERLAQVARQYSQRMAQENFFSHTGPDGDNPAQRVRDGGIMYLMVGENLFRSSNISDPVPAAVQGWMESPGHRENILRSVFAETGVGVWQEGNQYYITQMFLRSLL, encoded by the coding sequence ATGAACAAAAGTCGATTTTTGTGGAGATTATGTGTTTTAAGTACACCTATTGCCTTGATTTTAGGAGGGTGTGACTCTGTAAGAGAATTGGTTTTATCAATACCTGGCGCAGATCAGTTCATTAATCAACCGTTACCTTCAATTCCTGCGCAAACACCAAACATTGCTGAAATGGAAGCGGCGATTCGCCAACAAATTAATGAAATTCGCTTGGAGAACAATTTGCAACCGCTGGAAAACAACGAAAGATTAGCCCAAGTGGCACGGCAATATAGTCAAAGAATGGCGCAGGAAAATTTCTTCAGTCACACAGGACCAGATGGTGATAATCCGGCACAACGAGTGCGCGATGGTGGAATTATGTATTTAATGGTGGGCGAAAATTTATTTCGCAGTTCAAATATCTCCGATCCTGTCCCTGCTGCAGTTCAAGGTTGGATGGAGAGTCCTGGACACCGTGAAAATATTTTACGTTCCGTCTTTGCCGAAACGGGTGTGGGTGTTTGGCAAGAGGGAAATCAATACTACATCACACAAATGTTTTTGCGATCGCTTCTGTGA
- a CDS encoding bacteriorhodopsin: protein MDLEAIFHWLYIVGMAVGAIYFISLSTNPRGVPKYEYLVAAFIPIWSGLAYLSMVLPHGELEQGKIAVAGQITHYARYLDWVVTTPLLLLALSWTGMHRLPKKDWVLPAALMMTQVIVVVCGLVADLSVIPWVRYLWYINGVVAFLVVMWGIWGPLRAKTRSQGGDLSSFYDRLTTYFTVLWICYPLVWILGPSGFRVFNQTVDTFLFCLIPFFSKVGFSFLDLHGLRSISSDTPESSTDRTIGNVMQFFLGKPRRRLSMRRRSYY, encoded by the coding sequence ATGGATTTAGAAGCTATATTTCACTGGCTTTATATTGTTGGAATGGCTGTTGGTGCAATTTACTTTATTTCGCTAAGCACAAACCCGCGTGGTGTACCGAAGTATGAGTATTTAGTTGCAGCGTTTATTCCTATTTGGTCAGGATTAGCTTATCTCTCAATGGTTTTACCACACGGAGAGTTAGAGCAAGGAAAAATTGCTGTTGCTGGTCAAATAACCCACTACGCACGTTATTTAGACTGGGTTGTCACTACGCCTTTATTATTATTAGCTTTGTCTTGGACGGGGATGCATCGTTTACCAAAAAAAGACTGGGTGCTACCTGCTGCATTGATGATGACTCAGGTCATTGTTGTTGTGTGTGGCTTAGTTGCTGATTTGTCTGTGATACCTTGGGTGCGCTATTTATGGTACATCAACGGTGTTGTTGCATTCTTGGTTGTGATGTGGGGAATTTGGGGACCATTACGCGCTAAAACGCGCAGTCAAGGAGGCGATTTATCAAGTTTTTACGATCGCCTAACGACATATTTCACCGTGTTGTGGATTTGCTATCCCTTAGTGTGGATTTTGGGACCTTCAGGATTTCGGGTATTTAATCAAACAGTTGATACTTTTCTCTTTTGTTTAATTCCCTTTTTCTCTAAAGTGGGATTTAGCTTTTTAGACTTGCATGGATTACGCAGTATTAGTAGTGATACCCCAGAAAGTTCCACAGATAGAACCATAGGCAACGTTATGCAATTTTTCTTAGGAAAACCCAGACGGAGGTTATCGATGCGTCGCAGAAGCTACTACTAA
- a CDS encoding peptidoglycan recognition family protein translates to MRRLVWISAFTSAILVCFFTFSLVFWHVPQPKTKPISNITVNSWGQSANSQAIVTSIEAQSFSNSQSVYQPNYEVVPVHPTNYGVRLTTDINGVPVTNQPIVVLHETVSSAASTINFFQTPHYNERQQASYHALIKLDGTVVYLVPPEYRAFGAGNSIFDGISGAEAVKTHANFPPSVNNFAYHVALETPPSGRNNARRHSGYTEEQYRSLAWLIAQSSVPDNRITTHRAVDRSGTRIDPRSFNLNKFLQILRTNRQQEKRST, encoded by the coding sequence ATGAGGCGTTTAGTTTGGATTAGCGCATTTACTAGTGCTATATTAGTTTGCTTTTTTACTTTTAGTTTAGTTTTTTGGCACGTACCACAACCGAAAACAAAACCAATATCAAACATAACCGTAAATTCATGGGGTCAATCAGCCAATTCACAAGCGATTGTAACTTCTATAGAAGCACAATCATTCAGCAATTCCCAAAGTGTATATCAACCAAATTATGAAGTTGTTCCGGTACACCCAACGAATTATGGTGTCAGACTGACTACCGACATTAATGGCGTTCCTGTTACCAATCAACCAATTGTTGTTTTACATGAAACAGTCAGTTCTGCCGCAAGTACAATTAATTTTTTCCAAACACCTCATTACAACGAAAGGCAGCAAGCAAGCTATCATGCATTAATTAAACTAGATGGAACAGTTGTTTATCTTGTCCCACCAGAATATCGAGCTTTTGGTGCAGGAAATTCTATTTTTGATGGTATTTCAGGAGCAGAAGCTGTAAAAACTCATGCAAATTTTCCGCCATCTGTGAATAACTTTGCTTATCATGTAGCACTAGAAACTCCACCAAGTGGTAGAAATAATGCAAGAAGACATAGTGGTTACACAGAAGAACAATATCGTTCACTTGCTTGGTTAATAGCCCAAAGTAGCGTTCCAGATAATCGAATTACAACACATCGGGCAGTTGATCGGTCAGGTACGCGAATAGATCCGCGAAGTTTTAACCTAAACAAATTTTTGCAAATTCTTCGTACCAACCGACAGCAAGAGAAGAGAAGTACATAA
- a CDS encoding AI-2E family transporter produces MNFGRWIGLIVLLISLYILWQIRQLLLLLLTAVVIATALNRLVLQLQRLNVKRGWAVLITLTSLLALLTGFFVLIVPAFVEQFQQLIALLPTGLVRIQTWLSWLELQIIQRFPNLPANLPDISSLIQQIQPIATQLLGQSVNFFSTSITALLQFLLVLVLTLMLLAQPQPYRESFIRLFPSFYRRRVDEILTRCDVALGSWAVGAVIEGIFIAVLSGLGLWIIGVPLALAHAMLAGLLNFIPNIGPTLSAVFPIAIALLDAPWKSVAVLILYIVIQNIESYWLTPLVMAHQVALLPAITLTAQLLFAGFFGALGLLMALPLTVIAKTWLEEVLFIDILDKWRHPQAKVVHEEVIYDTNTDYDPEISEEWKEV; encoded by the coding sequence GTGAATTTCGGTCGATGGATTGGCTTAATTGTTCTGCTGATTTCTTTGTATATCCTTTGGCAGATTCGGCAGCTGCTTTTACTCTTACTTACGGCAGTTGTCATAGCAACAGCTTTGAATCGGTTGGTTTTACAACTACAAAGATTAAACGTCAAACGCGGTTGGGCAGTTTTAATTACTTTAACAAGTCTGTTGGCGCTTCTTACTGGCTTTTTCGTGCTCATTGTACCTGCATTTGTTGAACAATTTCAACAACTTATTGCTCTACTTCCTACAGGCTTGGTGCGAATTCAAACTTGGCTGAGTTGGTTAGAACTGCAGATCATTCAACGATTTCCTAATTTACCAGCTAACTTACCCGATATTAGTAGCTTAATTCAACAAATTCAGCCGATCGCTACTCAGTTATTAGGTCAATCTGTTAACTTTTTCTCAACTTCGATTACTGCACTACTACAGTTTCTCTTAGTCCTGGTGTTAACACTGATGTTGCTAGCACAGCCTCAGCCGTATCGCGAATCATTTATCCGACTTTTTCCTTCATTCTACCGCCGTCGAGTCGATGAGATTTTGACACGGTGTGATGTTGCATTGGGAAGTTGGGCGGTTGGTGCAGTCATTGAAGGAATATTTATTGCAGTCTTAAGTGGACTGGGGTTATGGATTATTGGCGTACCCTTAGCCTTAGCCCATGCAATGCTTGCTGGTTTATTGAACTTTATTCCTAATATTGGACCAACACTGAGTGCAGTATTTCCGATTGCGATCGCACTTCTTGATGCTCCTTGGAAATCAGTTGCGGTTCTCATACTATACATAGTTATTCAAAATATCGAAAGTTACTGGCTAACTCCATTAGTCATGGCACATCAAGTAGCTTTGTTACCAGCTATTACATTAACAGCACAGTTATTATTTGCAGGCTTTTTCGGTGCATTAGGATTATTGATGGCACTACCACTAACTGTTATTGCCAAAACATGGTTAGAGGAAGTCTTGTTTATAGATATTTTAGATAAATGGCGTCACCCCCAAGCTAAAGTGGTGCATGAGGAAGTCATTTATGATACTAATACAGATTACGATCCAGAAATTAGTGAGGAATGGAAAGAAGTCTAA
- a CDS encoding AI-2E family transporter, which translates to MSESPIKPLWNRLNNSTLVRYLLLIALGWAIAQILAYFEHVIVTFIFAAVFAFLLSYPVRWLESFLPHTVAVILVFLLSIFLLLAIVFTIGLAILSQGEQLINQAPELLNSVLPAIEQLEQALQRFKFQVDFEAIEEQIRNQALAGLGFGFATLQAIITNIVDLIIIAVIVLFMLLDGKRLWYFLLQVFPSHWRDKITQAIQHNFLGFFWGRFLLSLFFGVSVYVVLLLLQAPFALLLATIAGVFDLIPGIGATIGVALVSIILLPQGIFLSLQVLVGCVLLQQVEENVLMPKIMQGSLNVNPVVMFFALLVGARIAGLVGVFLSVPIAGVIISLFELNQLQADQKEHG; encoded by the coding sequence ATGAGTGAGTCACCGATCAAGCCTTTATGGAACCGACTAAATAATTCAACGCTAGTTCGGTATTTATTACTTATTGCACTTGGCTGGGCAATTGCTCAAATCCTAGCTTATTTTGAACACGTCATTGTTACTTTCATTTTTGCTGCTGTCTTTGCTTTTCTTCTCAGTTATCCTGTACGTTGGCTAGAAAGTTTCTTACCTCACACCGTAGCAGTTATACTTGTCTTTCTCTTAAGTATTTTTTTGCTACTAGCGATAGTTTTTACAATCGGTTTAGCAATTTTGTCACAAGGCGAACAACTTATTAACCAAGCCCCAGAACTTTTAAATAGCGTTCTACCTGCAATAGAACAACTAGAACAAGCACTACAGCGATTTAAATTTCAAGTAGATTTTGAGGCTATTGAAGAACAAATTCGCAATCAAGCCTTAGCTGGATTAGGATTTGGTTTTGCTACATTACAAGCCATTATTACTAATATTGTCGATTTAATTATTATTGCTGTAATTGTCTTGTTTATGCTACTTGATGGCAAGCGATTATGGTATTTTCTTTTACAAGTTTTCCCCTCTCATTGGCGCGATAAAATAACTCAGGCAATTCAACACAATTTTCTCGGTTTTTTCTGGGGACGTTTCTTGTTGTCACTCTTTTTTGGTGTCTCAGTTTACGTTGTTTTGCTACTATTACAAGCACCCTTTGCTTTACTACTAGCGACGATCGCCGGAGTATTCGACTTAATTCCTGGTATTGGTGCAACAATCGGAGTTGCTTTAGTGTCAATTATCTTATTACCCCAAGGCATTTTTCTTAGTCTTCAAGTCTTGGTAGGTTGCGTTTTACTACAACAAGTTGAAGAAAATGTTCTCATGCCAAAGATCATGCAAGGATCGCTGAATGTCAATCCAGTTGTAATGTTTTTTGCTTTGCTAGTAGGTGCAAGAATTGCAGGTTTAGTTGGTGTTTTTCTATCAGTACCAATTGCCGGCGTCATAATTAGTTTATTTGAATTAAATCAACTTCAAGCAGATCAAAAGGAGCATGGTTAG
- a CDS encoding YihY/virulence factor BrkB family protein — MKYARNVWQLLKETFSEWQFNQVSLLASSLAYYTVFSLVPLMILVIMMVGAIYGEATAKQQLVDQIQGIVGTESAEVIATAIANMRQDATGGPFRLIFNLAFFAFGASGVFTQIQNALDKIWEVKPVPGKHITHFLRKRLLSFAMVLVIAFLLLVSFVANTVLASVVDVLNELTPGQGYWWRVLSFVVSFCMITVLFAAIYTVLPDAKVRWRDALVGSIFTTVLFMLGQYFFGLFLGQTNFASAYGVAGSFLIIITWIYYAAHILFLGAEFTKVYAKQHGSPIVPEEYAIPISEDIPQANQKRSSPGLLTNFRRKCMRTWHSLIGRR; from the coding sequence ATGAAATATGCAAGGAATGTATGGCAGCTACTTAAGGAGACATTTTCAGAGTGGCAATTTAATCAAGTTTCATTGTTAGCTTCGTCCTTAGCTTACTACACAGTTTTCTCGCTTGTACCACTCATGATCCTTGTCATTATGATGGTAGGGGCAATTTATGGCGAAGCAACAGCAAAGCAACAACTTGTCGATCAAATTCAAGGTATTGTCGGAACTGAAAGTGCTGAGGTGATTGCAACAGCGATCGCTAATATGCGACAAGATGCTACAGGAGGACCATTTCGCTTAATTTTTAACTTAGCTTTTTTCGCCTTTGGTGCTTCTGGAGTTTTCACCCAAATTCAAAATGCACTTGACAAAATATGGGAAGTTAAACCAGTACCAGGGAAGCATATTACACACTTTCTGCGTAAACGATTATTGTCGTTTGCAATGGTGCTAGTAATTGCATTTTTACTTCTTGTTTCTTTTGTTGCTAACACAGTATTAGCTTCAGTTGTTGATGTTTTAAATGAGTTAACACCTGGGCAGGGCTATTGGTGGCGAGTTCTCAGTTTTGTCGTCTCTTTTTGTATGATTACAGTTTTATTTGCCGCGATTTATACTGTATTACCTGATGCCAAGGTAAGATGGCGTGATGCCTTAGTAGGCTCGATTTTCACTACAGTATTATTCATGCTAGGTCAGTACTTTTTTGGTTTATTTTTAGGTCAAACAAATTTTGCTTCAGCTTATGGTGTTGCTGGCTCCTTTTTAATTATTATCACCTGGATTTACTACGCTGCCCATATTTTATTTTTAGGTGCAGAATTTACCAAAGTCTATGCCAAACAACATGGATCTCCAATTGTACCAGAAGAGTATGCAATACCTATTTCTGAAGATATACCCCAAGCAAACCAGAAGCGATCGTCGCCTGGTTTATTAACTAATTTCCGCCGTAAATGTATGCGTACATGGCATAGCCTCATTGGGAGAAGATAG